The region cccGGACAGCGCTCGGCCAAAATGGGACCCACGTTTCAGCACTTAAGTATGACAACAGATGATATTTCATTACTCACTGGAGTGGCATTTGAACAAAACACACTAACAGAAACAGAAGAAAACTTGAACGAATGGACTTGAAAGCCTGACACCTGGGCAAGTGGGACCAGTTTCCACCCAGTAGCCTCTTTATAGGTACACccgtacacctgctctttaatgcaaatatccaatcatgTAGCAATGACAACAATCATGTgctgtcaggtcactcgtctgggtgctactggtaccatgtaacccagtactacctgtcgcatggtcgggtggtcggcgactaaaccggctctcccatcaggcttgcctggtgaggagggtggctagacaccctgcaagACGAAAAGCacgacctgtcaaagggcggatgaacccttgTAGGGTCAACAGCCATCTAGCACAAACATGCTGTGAAGTGCGGAAAGGGCATCGCCTGCAccaaagcttggtctggccattcactgcaacagaacttcccccagccatcTTGGACCCCACTATGCcactggatctgggaggggatgtcaagagggtgggtctggacctgtgcaaccccctacccacctaaaatccactcatgcACACACAGTTCCTTTctaactgaaaggaaccatcatcatcctatgggatggatagccagagagagatgtGGTGGCAaatgaatgcataaaagcatcacaggtagataggttcataaagaaagcttttggcacgttggccttcataaatcaatttattgagtacagaagatgaattataaggaaagattgaatgattgaataggttagggctgtaTACTTCAGAAGGTAAAAGATTGagcagagatttgatagaagtatacaaaattatgagaggtatagctagggtaagtgcaagcagtcTTTTTTTTACTAAGATTGGGTAGGACTACAGTCAGAAGTCATGGATAAGGGGTGAAAGGcgagaagtttaagggaaacatgaggggaaacttcttcactcagagggtcatgagagtgtggaatgagctgccagcataagtggtgtatgtgagctcgatttcaacaatttagagaagtttggataggtacgtggatagtagggatatggaaatctatggtccctgtgcaggtcaatgggagtaggcagtttaaattgtttcgGCCTGGACTAGATAGAccaaacagcctgtttctgtgccatacaaaaaaaaataagcatgcagacatgttcaAGGGGTTTAGTTGCGTGATctaagtgaatttggccatggaatgattgttggtgccagaaggggagGTTTCAggatcttagaaactgctgatttcctgggattttcaagcacaacaatctctagaatggtgcaaaaaacaagaaaaaaaatcaagtgagtggcagttctgtaggtgaaaccaccttgttaatgagagaagtcagaggagaatggccagactggttcaggctgacagggaggcaacagtaactcaaataactacgcgTTACAGCAATGatgagcagaagagcatctctgaatgcacaacacgtcagacCTTGAAATGAATGGTCTATAGGACAGAAGATTACGGACATatattcagtggtcactttattaggtacaggagatagcaaataaagtggccactgagtttagatCTTGGTCGACACAaacgagttgggccgaagggctgtaACACTGTAGAAGGCACCGATCGATACTGAACACACCAAACATTAGGTTATTGGGATATTATGGAACGGTAATCCCGCAGGGAGACATAATATGTTCAGATGCAGAGAAAAACATCCCTGGATATCTATAAGGAAATGTACTGTTATTTTGCGCTTCTTCCCGTGATAATTATTGCGGGATTAAGATGATGATAATAATTCTCTGGTCTGAATTGTTACTGGTGTCGAGGCTCGTTTCGCTGGACGGTTTCTGTCTGCCACATCTCCACCGTTCGCGTACAAGCTGTTTTCCAATCACTGAACACGGACATTAGATTCCGTTTCGCATTACGACCACCTTTCCTATTCAACTGCAGTATTAAACTGAACCTAAATTCACGTCGGGGAATTAAGAAGAATCGCCCTCGGCGTGGATTCAGTGAGGCGGCGCACTTACTGTAAATTCCCCCTTCTCGGCTCCTAATGTGTGATAATATTTACTTGAGCAAAGGAATTTCGTTCGTCACTCTGCCCTCGGGCGAAGTGAGTGCCCCAGTGAAAGGCTATGACTTGCTCGTACCCGTGTCATTCTAAAGCAGTACAACAGGTTGGGAGCCCCAAAACACAAGAACCCTTCTTCACCCTGTCCTTTTGAAACACTCCCACGTTTAATAACTATCTTTCCAAACAAAACAAACAGAAGTAAATGAATAATAAAGTAAGGAATTTTCCTCTGAAAATGCGAAGATCTTTTCTCTTCCCGATCGTAGGAGCTTCAGCACCCTGGACAGTGGCAAAGCGCATGCGTCGTGGGGTAAATGCCCCTCCTGCCAAAGCCTACCGCCTGATTGATGTATCCGAGGACCAGTGGCTGCGCAGAATCCGCCAAGGAAAGGCCAATGGGAGCAAGGAAAAGGGCGGGCCGTACAGGTTGACTTAATTCAAACGCCTTGTCTTCAGATGACTAGAGAACCAACCGCTGCCCAGGTGCCTCCGGGACCCTGTGGTCAGGTCTGGGGCCGAACTGCACACCACACCATCAGCCAAAGATCTTACCTTGGGTTCTTTAAGTTTGCTAAGCACCGGGAGTGAGTTGGGTTATAATCTCATTCGCAAGTCTGACGCCAGTCGAACGCAGCAGGTTGGAAGAGATGGATGACTTGGTGTTGAACGCTACGTTGTGGATTTACAACTGTACTCTAGTGTCTGGCGCCCATAACTGCAGCATGTACGAGATGGCGTTTCACGGAGACGGCTCTCACGTTTTGAGAATCTTCATCTCCATCACCTACTCGATGGTTTGCGCCGTCGGCCTAGTTGGAAACTTGCTGGTCTTTTTGCTGATGAAGGCTAAACCAGGGCGCAGCAAGTCCACCATCTGCGTCTTCATTCTCAACCTGGCGGCGACCGACTTCCAGTTCGTCCTGACCCTTCCGTTCTGGGCAGTGGACACAGCCTTGGACTTCAGCTGGCCCTTTGGAGATGCCATGTGTAAAATCATCCAGTCGGTGACGGTCATGAACATGTACGCGGGCGTTTTCTTCCTGACAGCGATGGGCATCGCCCGTTACTGGTCAGTGGCTTCGGCTCTGAAGGCAAGGAATAGCCAGCTGTCTTGCTCCGTCAAATGGGTCAGCGCGCTACTCTGGGCCGCCGCCGGCCTGGCCACGCTGCCCACCGCCGTCTTCGCCACCGTCAGCAGCACTGCCGGCGAGAAACTCTGTCTGCTGGACTTCCCGGACAATGGACAATACTGGCTGGCGCTGTACCACATCCAGAAGATCATCCTGGCCTTCATCCTGCCGCTAGTCATCTTGTCCGTGTCTTATTTGCTCCTGATCAGGTTCCTGAGACATCAACACATTGGTGCCAGCAACCCCAGGAGAAAGTCCCGAGTAACTAGATCCATCACCATCGTTATGCTTGCCTTCTTCTGCTGTTGGCTACCCAATCACTTGATAACATTTTGGGGCGTCCTGGTCAAACTCAACGTCATACCTTGGGACAACACATACTACTCCTTGCAGACCTATGCTTTCCCCGTCACTGTGTGCTTGGCGCACACCAACAGCTGCCTGAACCCTGTGCTGTATTGCTTAATGAGAAGAGAGTTCAGGAAATCCATGAAAAAGATCTTTTGGAAGATATCCACGCCGGCTCTGGCTCGCAAGGTTGCAATACGACCTTTCTCTGGCCCTGTCAATCGGGAATCCACGCACATCCAGGTCGGGATTCCCCTGGATATTATCGAGAGCGCTCGCTACAGCCCAGACTCGGATTCCCACAGTATGTGTGAAAACGGTGCAACCAACGGCAGCACGGAGCCGAAGCCTAACTAACCAACTATCTCGGGAGGCTGGTGGTGGGAAGGTATTGGGGACCTCATCACAGTTATTAACTACTGGACAAACGCTATGCGGAATAACCATTTAGAAAGAGCGAACCAACTCAGATAATGTCCAACACCTGAGCATTTGAGACAGCAAATCCAGCGAGGCTAAACCGGCATCTTCTCGCTTTGGAGATTGCAATCGCTTTTCGCTTTCCTTGCAACGTTGCAGAGTCGAACTTTACTTCCTAGATGTACTTTTAAAGATAATTTATAATCGGCAAATTCATCAGACTCGGGGCGCGGGAGAATAACTGCATTTTTCTTGCCCTGCTTAAACATGAGGGGTGGGAGGGAGATCAAGCCCCGTACCTTCGGTGCTTTTATGTGGAGGATTGAAAGAACTCCAAGTGCAATTGAATTGCGTCGTGCTGTGAGTGAACCCGAGGGCTTCTCCGAGGCAGATTCTCGGCGGCACGGGAATCTTCAGTCGTTCCCCGAAGCGTAAAGAAATAAAAAGTGTTCTTGGATTGCTAATATAATAAACAGAGCTAGACATGTTGTAGAATGTTAATTTTAAAATCATAAAAGTATATCAAATTCTATCACTAACGCttgaatatttaatttgatttcattCCGTTCAATAATCGTTTCCAATAGGAAACATGATCTGTGGCGCCCTGTCTTGTAAAAGGGAAAACCTGTTAATATTTGGCAAATGGTCTTAATAGTTTGATTATTGTTATAAATAATTAGATGGAACGACAGTCTTCCCTCTGTTCTGATGTAATATTCTATTATGGACTATTTTACTGCTCCCATCAATAGAGGAAgttacgtagcatccacgcccggaccagcagactcaaaaacagttaccttccccaagccgtcaggctgatcaacacccccaaccgctatcaccccccccccacttcatccACATcatctagcatcactttataaaaccataagatacaagTACAAAAGttggccattcgacccatcgagtctgctccgccattcaatcatgggctgatccaattcttccagtcatccccactcccctgctttcaccccctACCCTCTGATATCCTGGCTAATCAGGAACGTACATACAATCCGTCTGTGTTTTTAaaagttacttgtacattgcGTTTTACAGCATCGCTTTTgtaattatatttattatgtttatcttattgtgtttttattttacatCGGATCCAGATTAACGATAATATCTTCACCTTTACAcccgtgtactgaagaatgacaataaacgatcttaaagtacttacttaatttagctgcttgtattacttatttaatttaactatttccattacgtatttagtttaactatttaatatatacttacCGTAACTCacgtgttttttttccttttgccaTGTATTCCATTGCACTGCTGCCGTAGAGACAACAAATTTCTCGCCATATGCcagttgatattaaacctgattctgaatcttaaATCCTAATTGTATGAAACAGAAGTTTGGGGGAGATGAAGGTTAACTTCAGCGACTATTAAAACCCAGTTTTGACTAGACTGTGGATTCTATGTGTCTAATTTCCGTAACTTAAATATTTGAACGCTACCGTGTGGATTTACAACTGTTTCCCGACGTCCGGCGCCAACAACTGCAGCCTGTACGGGATGAAGTTTCACGGAGACGGCTCCTCAGCTTTGAGAATTGTTATCCCCAAACTCGATGGTTTGCGCCGCCGGCCGGCTAGGGGACTTGCCGATCTTTCTACTGATGACGGCCAAACAAGGACGCAGCAAGTCCGCCAGCTGCCGATTaaatatgaggggcatagatagggttttCCCCATTGAGGTTGAgcgaggtcataggttaagggtgaaagaagaaatatttaaggggaacctgaggggggaaCTTCGTCACCCAgagggatggtgagagtgtgtggatcgagctgccagtggaagcgcTGGATGCAGGttcattgcaacatttaagagaagttttgataagtatatggatgggagaggtatggagggctatggtccaggtgtgatTCAATAGAATTACAGTTCGGCAGGGACTAGacggtctgaagggcctgtttctgagctgtagtgttctatgactatatgACACTATTTCAAGCTGGGACCTGAGCGTATTTGATGTATAA is a window of Mobula birostris isolate sMobBir1 chromosome 14, sMobBir1.hap1, whole genome shotgun sequence DNA encoding:
- the rxfp3.3a3 gene encoding relaxin-3 receptor 1 codes for the protein MDDLVLNATLWIYNCTLVSGAHNCSMYEMAFHGDGSHVLRIFISITYSMVCAVGLVGNLLVFLLMKAKPGRSKSTICVFILNLAATDFQFVLTLPFWAVDTALDFSWPFGDAMCKIIQSVTVMNMYAGVFFLTAMGIARYWSVASALKARNSQLSCSVKWVSALLWAAAGLATLPTAVFATVSSTAGEKLCLLDFPDNGQYWLALYHIQKIILAFILPLVILSVSYLLLIRFLRHQHIGASNPRRKSRVTRSITIVMLAFFCCWLPNHLITFWGVLVKLNVIPWDNTYYSLQTYAFPVTVCLAHTNSCLNPVLYCLMRREFRKSMKKIFWKISTPALARKVAIRPFSGPVNRESTHIQVGIPLDIIESARYSPDSDSHSMCENGATNGSTEPKPN